A window from Hymenobacter volaticus encodes these proteins:
- a CDS encoding OmpA family protein translates to MKNLRSFYLMLLALLMVGTSTVQAQTTTETTTTKKPWSKTAKGGIIGGLGGAAAGGVLGRVIGGKNSTAKGAIIGAAVGGAGGALIGRRMDKQAAELKKEMAGAKVERVGEGIKITFDSGLLFAKNSAALTSAAQENIKELAQTLIKYGDTNVIVEGHTDNTGTDAINDPLSQRRAQAVANYTQQQGVDASRFTVTGYGSKQPIADNSTEAGRVANRRVEVAIFANDKLKKAAEKGTI, encoded by the coding sequence ATGAAAAACTTACGTTCCTTTTACCTTATGTTGCTGGCTTTGCTGATGGTAGGCACCAGCACTGTGCAAGCACAAACAACCACCGAAACTACTACCACCAAGAAGCCTTGGAGCAAAACTGCTAAAGGCGGTATTATCGGTGGCTTGGGCGGTGCTGCCGCTGGTGGCGTATTGGGCCGTGTAATTGGCGGTAAGAACAGCACTGCGAAAGGTGCTATCATTGGTGCTGCGGTAGGTGGTGCTGGTGGCGCTCTGATTGGCCGTCGTATGGACAAGCAGGCAGCTGAACTGAAGAAAGAAATGGCTGGCGCTAAAGTTGAGCGCGTAGGGGAAGGCATCAAAATCACCTTCGACTCGGGTTTGCTGTTCGCTAAGAACTCGGCTGCTCTAACTTCTGCTGCTCAAGAGAACATCAAGGAGTTGGCTCAGACCCTCATTAAGTATGGTGACACCAACGTTATTGTAGAAGGCCACACCGACAACACCGGTACCGACGCCATCAACGATCCGCTTTCGCAGCGTCGTGCTCAGGCAGTAGCTAACTACACGCAGCAGCAAGGCGTAGACGCTTCGCGCTTCACCGTAACGGGCTACGGCTCGAAGCAGCCAATTGCCGACAACTCCACTGAGGCTGGCCGCGTTGCTAACCGCCGGGTAGAAGTTGCCATCTTCGCCAACGACAAATTGAAGAAGGCTGCTGAGAAAGGCACCATCTAA
- a CDS encoding endonuclease III domain-containing protein, translating to MPTTYASPPAEKTWENHLILNTFFEPLTLDQPRRTPMRELISTILSHRTTHADEELAYDRMLEAFGNWAGVLAAPTADLAHTIRTTRWPDTQAPRIQEVLRRIQAQTGGDFHLDFLTEWPVEQGMTWLTDMPGIGLKTASLVLLFNFHKPVLPVDTHVHRIAQRVGMIGPKASADKAHQVLLEQLPKDPLVLLNFHKHNYWHGQRICLFAKPDCAKCPLKTFCNYYLEHYGPATAEAIAATPNKWDKAWGALPH from the coding sequence ATGCCGACCACGTATGCCTCGCCGCCCGCTGAAAAGACTTGGGAAAATCACCTTATCCTAAATACCTTCTTCGAGCCCTTAACGCTAGATCAACCGCGCCGGACTCCTATGCGGGAGCTGATTTCCACCATCCTGTCCCACCGCACCACGCACGCTGATGAAGAACTCGCCTACGACCGGATGCTCGAAGCTTTTGGCAATTGGGCGGGTGTGCTAGCGGCCCCTACCGCCGACCTAGCTCACACCATCCGGACCACCCGCTGGCCCGATACCCAAGCGCCCCGCATTCAGGAAGTATTGCGCCGCATTCAGGCCCAAACGGGCGGCGACTTCCACCTCGATTTTTTGACCGAGTGGCCAGTAGAGCAGGGCATGACCTGGCTAACCGATATGCCCGGTATTGGCCTGAAAACTGCCTCTTTGGTATTGCTGTTTAACTTTCACAAACCCGTGCTGCCTGTTGATACACACGTGCACCGTATTGCGCAGCGAGTGGGCATGATCGGACCGAAAGCTTCTGCTGACAAGGCGCATCAGGTGTTGCTGGAACAACTACCGAAAGACCCACTGGTGCTACTGAATTTTCATAAGCATAACTATTGGCACGGGCAGCGCATTTGCCTTTTCGCTAAACCCGATTGCGCTAAATGCCCACTGAAAACCTTTTGCAACTACTACCTCGAGCATTACGGTCCGGCCACGGCCGAAGCCATTGCTGCTACGCCCAACAAGTGGGACAAAGCCTGGGGAGCACTGCCGCACTAG
- a CDS encoding radical SAM protein, which produces MRLVRHPVLCNYYVTYRCNARCSFCDIWEKPSPYIQLADVERNLRDLKQLGVSVVDFTGGEPLLHRHIHEFVALAHDMGFVTTLTTNCLLYPKYAEKLRGKVDMLHFSLDASEKEVHDRGRGVACYDFVLESIRVARELGERPDILFTVFRENLSDLEAVYRDIAQPNQLMLILNPAFEYNNVATGEQLSAEELDYLSAFGRRKGVYLNEAFIQLRRDGGNHIAKPVCRAASTTLVISPSNELVLPCYHLGEQKFPIDGNLVELYQSPAVQGLAALEGRLPQCEGCTINCYMQPSFAVETSKYFWQALPSTLKYNISKGTWKRMLTR; this is translated from the coding sequence ATGCGCCTCGTTCGTCATCCGGTTTTGTGTAATTATTACGTCACGTATCGGTGCAATGCGCGATGTTCATTCTGCGACATTTGGGAGAAGCCCTCGCCTTACATTCAACTGGCCGACGTGGAGCGCAACTTGCGCGATTTAAAGCAACTCGGCGTATCGGTGGTGGATTTTACCGGTGGTGAGCCGCTATTGCACCGCCATATTCATGAGTTTGTGGCGCTGGCGCACGACATGGGTTTTGTCACTACACTCACGACCAATTGCTTGCTCTATCCTAAGTATGCCGAGAAGCTGCGTGGTAAAGTAGACATGCTGCATTTCTCACTTGATGCTTCCGAGAAAGAGGTACATGATCGGGGCCGGGGCGTTGCCTGCTACGATTTCGTGTTGGAAAGCATTCGGGTGGCGCGGGAGCTAGGTGAACGGCCCGACATCCTATTCACTGTTTTCCGCGAGAACCTGTCTGACCTGGAAGCCGTGTACCGCGACATCGCGCAGCCCAATCAGTTGATGCTGATTCTGAACCCGGCTTTCGAATACAACAACGTAGCTACTGGCGAACAGCTTAGCGCTGAAGAACTAGATTATCTTTCGGCGTTTGGCCGGCGTAAGGGAGTGTACCTCAACGAAGCGTTCATTCAGCTGCGCCGTGACGGGGGCAACCACATTGCTAAGCCAGTATGCCGCGCCGCCAGTACCACGTTGGTTATTTCACCTTCTAATGAGTTGGTGCTGCCGTGCTATCATTTAGGCGAGCAGAAATTTCCAATTGACGGCAACTTAGTAGAGCTCTATCAGTCGCCTGCTGTACAGGGATTAGCAGCATTGGAGGGCCGCTTGCCTCAGTGCGAAGGTTGCACCATCAACTGCTACATGCAGCCTAGCTTCGCCGTTGAGACAAGCAAATATTTCTGGCAGGCGTTGCCTAGCACCCTGAAGTACAACATCAGCAAGGGCACTTGGAAGCGAATGCTGACGCGGTGA